The following coding sequences lie in one Metopolophium dirhodum isolate CAU chromosome 5, ASM1992520v1, whole genome shotgun sequence genomic window:
- the LOC132944843 gene encoding uncharacterized protein LOC132944843 produces the protein MSKRIQRMMNLASDINRFQPVKRKLLFTKNVNPTKKHVQGIDECIDNSVVNINGEDYTIVFGNQSTDVLHEIDDINKCNCNENEYELKNPLLIPDESQKSPNKSDTISVIPGTPDHNIIVGHEEGLINDEEIDNNFNARKIRISVKGDTVDYRKYRQFKRNSGQEYTTNKGKKVKSRSSEPIPNCRAKCNTKIDDDLREKLFASYWSINNFNRRAAYISSCIHFTDTKTTRKRRNTPEKQKNRNKTFHYVVPKDGNSISVCKSCFLKIFGETKKFVSNVCTQKLNSPISKTSPDKRGKASPPNKITPGDITLVKQHLNSLPTYESHYC, from the exons ATGTCAAAAAGAATTCAACGAATGATGAATCTGGCCAGTG ATATAAATAGATTTCAACCAGTTAAGAGGAAACTGCtgtttacaaaaaatgtaaatcctACAAAAAAACATGTACag GGTATAGACGAGTGTATAGATAATAGTGTAGTGAACATCAATGGTGAagattatactatagtatttggAAATCAATCCACAGACGTTCTACATGAG ATTGATGACATCAACAAATGTAACTGCAATGAGAATGAATATGAGTTAAAAAATCCACTATTAATACCCGATGAAAGCCAGAAAAGTCCCAATAAATCAGATACAATAAGTGTGATTCCCGGGACTccagatcataatattatagttgggcATGAGGAAGGTTTGATCAACGATGAGGAGattgataataatttcaatGCAAGAAAAATTAGAATTAGTGTTAAAGGTGACACAGTCGATTACCGAAAATATAGACAGTTTAAAAGAAATTCTGGTCAAGAATATACCACTAATAAaggtaaaaaagttaaaagtcgaTCTTCTGAGCCAATACCAAACTGTCGAGCCAAATGCAACACTAAAATAGATGATGATTTACGTGAAAAGTTATTTGCTTCTTATTGgtcaataaacaattttaacagaAGAGCTGCATATATTTCtagttgtatacattttactgatACAAAAACTACAAGAAAGCGCAGGAATACACCAGAGaaacaaaaaaacagaaataaaacatttcattatgTTGTTCCAAAAGATGGGAACTCAATATCTGTTTGTaaaagttgttttttaaaaatttttggaGAAACCAAAAAATTTGTTAGCAATGTGtgtacacaaaaattaaattctccCATTAGTAAAACTTCACCAGATAAAAGGGGTAAAGCCAGTCCACCCAATAAAATAACACCTGGTGATATAACATTggtaaaacaacatttaaatagCCTTCCAACGTACGAAAGCCACTACTGCTGA